A region of Apium graveolens cultivar Ventura unplaced genomic scaffold, ASM990537v1 ctg6690, whole genome shotgun sequence DNA encodes the following proteins:
- the LOC141703473 gene encoding pentatricopeptide repeat-containing protein At5g16860-like, with protein sequence MQTLRLGGWVFGILRSWVVVKKGFVECNVFVCNVLTMMYFKSGVLRDARKVFDDMCHIGVEDVVSWNSIVAVKEVHGYALRSGLSHDVFVGNAIVDMNAKCELMDDVSKVTESIKVTDVVFWNAMVIGYFQVRRFEDALSMFEMIKSGEEVWY encoded by the exons ATGCAGACTTTAAGATTAGGGGGATGGGTTTTTGGGATTTTGCGTTCATGGGTTGTGGTTAAGAAAGGGTTTGTGGAGTGTAATGTGTTTGTTTGTAATGTTCTTACGATGATGTATTTTAAGAGTGGGGTTTTGAGGGATGCGCGGAAGGTATTTGATGATATGTGTCATATAGGGGTTGAGGATGTTGTTTCATGGAATTCGATTGTGGCTGT GAAGGAGGTTCACGGGTATGCGCTTCGGAGTGGGCTTTCTCATGATGTGTTTGTGGGGAATGCTATTGTGGATATGAATGCAAAGTGTGAGTTGATGGATGATGTGAGTAAAGTGACTGAGAGTATAAAGGTGACAGATGTTGTTTTTTGGAATGCAATGGTTATCGGGTATTTTCAGGTTAGGAGGTTTGAAGATGCTTTGAGCATGTTTGAGATGATAAAAAGTGGAGAAGAGGTTTGGTATTGA